Proteins found in one Canis lupus baileyi chromosome 26, mCanLup2.hap1, whole genome shotgun sequence genomic segment:
- the CHRNA4 gene encoding neuronal acetylcholine receptor subunit alpha-4 isoform X1: MELGGPGAPPPPLPALLLLLGAGFLPVSSHVETRAHAEERLLKTLFSGYNKWSRPVANISDVVLVHFGLSIAQLIDVDEKNQMMTTNVWVKQEWHDYKLRWDPADYENVTSIRIPSELIWRPDIVLYNNADGDFAVTHLTKAHLFYDGRVQWTPPAIYKSSCSIDVTFFPFDQQNCTMKFGSWTYDKAKIDLVSMHSRVDQLDLWESGEWVIVDAVGTYNTRKYECCAEVYPDITYAFVIRRLPLFYTINLIIPCLLISCLTVLVFYLPSECGEKITLCISVLLSLTVFLLLITEIIPSTSLVIPLIGEYLLFTMIFVTLSIVITVFVLNVHHRSPRTHTMPAWVRRVFLDVVPRLLFMKRPSVVKDNCRRLIESMHKMASAPGFWPEPEGEPGVPSGTQSRGPSRTPSFCGPVDEPAKPPPACKSPSGQAPALRPSEAEEASPRPSPDSCRPLTKARSLSVQHVSSPPEGVEDGVRCRSRSIQYGGPQDAATSEAGGPVAGSPALLKASSAELPAPEQPSPCKCRCKKEPSPSAMPKARGTKAPPRHLPLSPALTRAVEGVQYIADHLKAEDTDFSVKEDWKYVAMVIDRIFLWVFIIVCLLGTAGLFLPPWLAGMI; this comes from the exons ATGGAGCTcgggggccccggggcgccgccgccgccgctgccggcgctgctgctgctgctgggggccGGCTTCCTGCCCG TGAGCAGCCACGTGGAGACCCGGGCCCACGCGGAGGAACGGCTGCTGAAGACGCTTTTCTCTGGCTACAACAAGTGGTCCCGGCCCGTGGCCAACATCTCCGACGTGGTCCTTGTCCACTTCGGGCTGTCCATCGCGCAGCTCATTGACGTG GATGAGAAGAACCAAATGATGACCACCAACGTGTGGGTGAAGCAG gaGTGGCACGACTATAAGCTGCGCTGGGACCCTGCCGATTACGAGAACGTCACCTCCATCCGCATCCCCTCTGAGCTCATCTGGCGGCCGGACATCGTCCTCTACAACAA CGCGGACGGGGACTTTGCAGTCACCCACCTGACCAAGGCCCACCTCTTCTACGACGGGCGGGTCCAGTGGACACCCCCCGCCATCTACAAGAGCTCGTGCAGCATCGACGTCACCTTCTTCCCGTTCGACCAGCAGAACTGCACCATGAAGTTCGGGTCCTGGACGTACGACAAGGCCAAGATAGACCTGGTGAGCATGCACAGCCGCGTGGACCAGCTGGACCTGTGGGAGAGCGGCGAGTGGGTCATCGTGGACGCCGTGGGCACCTACAACACCAGGAAGTACGAGTGCTGCGCCGAGGTCTACCCGGACATCACCTACGCCTTCGTCATCCGGCGCCTGCCGCTCTTCTACACCATCAACCTCATCATCCCCTGCCTGCTCATCTCCTGCCTCACCGTGCTCGTCTTCTACCTGCCGTCGGAGTGCGGCGAGAAGATCACGCTGTGCATCTCCGTGCTGCTCTCGCTCACCGTCTTCCTGCTGCTCATCACCGAGATCATCCCCTCCACCTCGCTGGTCATCCCGCTCATTGGCGAGTACCTGCTCTTCACCATGATCTTCGTCACGCTGTCCATCGTCATCACGGTCTTCGTGCTCAACGTGCACCACCGCTCGCCGCGCACGCACACCATGCCCGCCTGGGTCCGCCGGGTCTTCCTGGACGTCGTGCCCCGCCTGCTCTTCATGAAGCGGCCGTCCGTGGTCAAGGACAACTGCAGGCGGCTCATCGAATCCATGCACAAGATGGCCAGCGCCCCAGGCTTCTGGCCCGAGCCCGAGGGGGAGCCCGGCGTCCCGAGCGGAACCCAGAGCCGGGGCCCCTCGCGCACCCCGTCCTTCTGCGGCCCCGTGGACGAGCCGGCCAAGCCCCCGCCGGCCTGCAAGTCGCCCTCGGGCCAGGCCCCTGCTCTGAGGCCCTCAGAGGCGGAGGAAGCGAGCCCCCGCCCCTCGCCTGACTCCTGCCGCCCCCTCACCAAAGCCCGGTCCCTGAGTGTCCAGCACGTGTCCAGCCCTCCCGAAGGGGTGGAGGACGGCGTCCGCTGCCGGTCCCGGAGCATCCAGTACGGCGGTCCCCAGGACGCCGCCACCTCTGAAGCTGGGGGCCCCGTGGCCGGCTCCCCGGCCTTGCTCAAGGCCAGCTCGGCCGAGCTCCCGGCCCCGGAGCAGCCCTCTCCCTGCAAATGCAGGTGCAAGAAGGAGCCGTCCCCGAGCGCCATGCCCAAAGCCCGGGGCACCAAAGCGCCCCCCCGGCACCTGCCCCTGTCTCCGGCCCTGACGCGGGCGGTGGAGGGCGTCCAGTACATCGCGGACCACCTGAAGGCGGAGGACACAGACTTCTCG GTGAAGGAGGACTGGAAGTACGTGGCCATGGTCATCGACCGAATCTTCCTCTGGGTGTTCATCATCGTCTGCCTGCTGGGGACCGCGGGCCTCTTCCTGCCCCCCTGGCTGGCTGGCATGATctag
- the CHRNA4 gene encoding neuronal acetylcholine receptor subunit alpha-4 isoform X2, which yields MMTTNVWVKQEWHDYKLRWDPADYENVTSIRIPSELIWRPDIVLYNNADGDFAVTHLTKAHLFYDGRVQWTPPAIYKSSCSIDVTFFPFDQQNCTMKFGSWTYDKAKIDLVSMHSRVDQLDLWESGEWVIVDAVGTYNTRKYECCAEVYPDITYAFVIRRLPLFYTINLIIPCLLISCLTVLVFYLPSECGEKITLCISVLLSLTVFLLLITEIIPSTSLVIPLIGEYLLFTMIFVTLSIVITVFVLNVHHRSPRTHTMPAWVRRVFLDVVPRLLFMKRPSVVKDNCRRLIESMHKMASAPGFWPEPEGEPGVPSGTQSRGPSRTPSFCGPVDEPAKPPPACKSPSGQAPALRPSEAEEASPRPSPDSCRPLTKARSLSVQHVSSPPEGVEDGVRCRSRSIQYGGPQDAATSEAGGPVAGSPALLKASSAELPAPEQPSPCKCRCKKEPSPSAMPKARGTKAPPRHLPLSPALTRAVEGVQYIADHLKAEDTDFSVKEDWKYVAMVIDRIFLWVFIIVCLLGTAGLFLPPWLAGMI from the exons ATGATGACCACCAACGTGTGGGTGAAGCAG gaGTGGCACGACTATAAGCTGCGCTGGGACCCTGCCGATTACGAGAACGTCACCTCCATCCGCATCCCCTCTGAGCTCATCTGGCGGCCGGACATCGTCCTCTACAACAA CGCGGACGGGGACTTTGCAGTCACCCACCTGACCAAGGCCCACCTCTTCTACGACGGGCGGGTCCAGTGGACACCCCCCGCCATCTACAAGAGCTCGTGCAGCATCGACGTCACCTTCTTCCCGTTCGACCAGCAGAACTGCACCATGAAGTTCGGGTCCTGGACGTACGACAAGGCCAAGATAGACCTGGTGAGCATGCACAGCCGCGTGGACCAGCTGGACCTGTGGGAGAGCGGCGAGTGGGTCATCGTGGACGCCGTGGGCACCTACAACACCAGGAAGTACGAGTGCTGCGCCGAGGTCTACCCGGACATCACCTACGCCTTCGTCATCCGGCGCCTGCCGCTCTTCTACACCATCAACCTCATCATCCCCTGCCTGCTCATCTCCTGCCTCACCGTGCTCGTCTTCTACCTGCCGTCGGAGTGCGGCGAGAAGATCACGCTGTGCATCTCCGTGCTGCTCTCGCTCACCGTCTTCCTGCTGCTCATCACCGAGATCATCCCCTCCACCTCGCTGGTCATCCCGCTCATTGGCGAGTACCTGCTCTTCACCATGATCTTCGTCACGCTGTCCATCGTCATCACGGTCTTCGTGCTCAACGTGCACCACCGCTCGCCGCGCACGCACACCATGCCCGCCTGGGTCCGCCGGGTCTTCCTGGACGTCGTGCCCCGCCTGCTCTTCATGAAGCGGCCGTCCGTGGTCAAGGACAACTGCAGGCGGCTCATCGAATCCATGCACAAGATGGCCAGCGCCCCAGGCTTCTGGCCCGAGCCCGAGGGGGAGCCCGGCGTCCCGAGCGGAACCCAGAGCCGGGGCCCCTCGCGCACCCCGTCCTTCTGCGGCCCCGTGGACGAGCCGGCCAAGCCCCCGCCGGCCTGCAAGTCGCCCTCGGGCCAGGCCCCTGCTCTGAGGCCCTCAGAGGCGGAGGAAGCGAGCCCCCGCCCCTCGCCTGACTCCTGCCGCCCCCTCACCAAAGCCCGGTCCCTGAGTGTCCAGCACGTGTCCAGCCCTCCCGAAGGGGTGGAGGACGGCGTCCGCTGCCGGTCCCGGAGCATCCAGTACGGCGGTCCCCAGGACGCCGCCACCTCTGAAGCTGGGGGCCCCGTGGCCGGCTCCCCGGCCTTGCTCAAGGCCAGCTCGGCCGAGCTCCCGGCCCCGGAGCAGCCCTCTCCCTGCAAATGCAGGTGCAAGAAGGAGCCGTCCCCGAGCGCCATGCCCAAAGCCCGGGGCACCAAAGCGCCCCCCCGGCACCTGCCCCTGTCTCCGGCCCTGACGCGGGCGGTGGAGGGCGTCCAGTACATCGCGGACCACCTGAAGGCGGAGGACACAGACTTCTCG GTGAAGGAGGACTGGAAGTACGTGGCCATGGTCATCGACCGAATCTTCCTCTGGGTGTTCATCATCGTCTGCCTGCTGGGGACCGCGGGCCTCTTCCTGCCCCCCTGGCTGGCTGGCATGATctag
- the CHRNA4 gene encoding neuronal acetylcholine receptor subunit alpha-4 isoform X3, protein MKFGSWTYDKAKIDLVSMHSRVDQLDLWESGEWVIVDAVGTYNTRKYECCAEVYPDITYAFVIRRLPLFYTINLIIPCLLISCLTVLVFYLPSECGEKITLCISVLLSLTVFLLLITEIIPSTSLVIPLIGEYLLFTMIFVTLSIVITVFVLNVHHRSPRTHTMPAWVRRVFLDVVPRLLFMKRPSVVKDNCRRLIESMHKMASAPGFWPEPEGEPGVPSGTQSRGPSRTPSFCGPVDEPAKPPPACKSPSGQAPALRPSEAEEASPRPSPDSCRPLTKARSLSVQHVSSPPEGVEDGVRCRSRSIQYGGPQDAATSEAGGPVAGSPALLKASSAELPAPEQPSPCKCRCKKEPSPSAMPKARGTKAPPRHLPLSPALTRAVEGVQYIADHLKAEDTDFSVKEDWKYVAMVIDRIFLWVFIIVCLLGTAGLFLPPWLAGMI, encoded by the exons ATGAAGTTCGGGTCCTGGACGTACGACAAGGCCAAGATAGACCTGGTGAGCATGCACAGCCGCGTGGACCAGCTGGACCTGTGGGAGAGCGGCGAGTGGGTCATCGTGGACGCCGTGGGCACCTACAACACCAGGAAGTACGAGTGCTGCGCCGAGGTCTACCCGGACATCACCTACGCCTTCGTCATCCGGCGCCTGCCGCTCTTCTACACCATCAACCTCATCATCCCCTGCCTGCTCATCTCCTGCCTCACCGTGCTCGTCTTCTACCTGCCGTCGGAGTGCGGCGAGAAGATCACGCTGTGCATCTCCGTGCTGCTCTCGCTCACCGTCTTCCTGCTGCTCATCACCGAGATCATCCCCTCCACCTCGCTGGTCATCCCGCTCATTGGCGAGTACCTGCTCTTCACCATGATCTTCGTCACGCTGTCCATCGTCATCACGGTCTTCGTGCTCAACGTGCACCACCGCTCGCCGCGCACGCACACCATGCCCGCCTGGGTCCGCCGGGTCTTCCTGGACGTCGTGCCCCGCCTGCTCTTCATGAAGCGGCCGTCCGTGGTCAAGGACAACTGCAGGCGGCTCATCGAATCCATGCACAAGATGGCCAGCGCCCCAGGCTTCTGGCCCGAGCCCGAGGGGGAGCCCGGCGTCCCGAGCGGAACCCAGAGCCGGGGCCCCTCGCGCACCCCGTCCTTCTGCGGCCCCGTGGACGAGCCGGCCAAGCCCCCGCCGGCCTGCAAGTCGCCCTCGGGCCAGGCCCCTGCTCTGAGGCCCTCAGAGGCGGAGGAAGCGAGCCCCCGCCCCTCGCCTGACTCCTGCCGCCCCCTCACCAAAGCCCGGTCCCTGAGTGTCCAGCACGTGTCCAGCCCTCCCGAAGGGGTGGAGGACGGCGTCCGCTGCCGGTCCCGGAGCATCCAGTACGGCGGTCCCCAGGACGCCGCCACCTCTGAAGCTGGGGGCCCCGTGGCCGGCTCCCCGGCCTTGCTCAAGGCCAGCTCGGCCGAGCTCCCGGCCCCGGAGCAGCCCTCTCCCTGCAAATGCAGGTGCAAGAAGGAGCCGTCCCCGAGCGCCATGCCCAAAGCCCGGGGCACCAAAGCGCCCCCCCGGCACCTGCCCCTGTCTCCGGCCCTGACGCGGGCGGTGGAGGGCGTCCAGTACATCGCGGACCACCTGAAGGCGGAGGACACAGACTTCTCG GTGAAGGAGGACTGGAAGTACGTGGCCATGGTCATCGACCGAATCTTCCTCTGGGTGTTCATCATCGTCTGCCTGCTGGGGACCGCGGGCCTCTTCCTGCCCCCCTGGCTGGCTGGCATGATctag